The Syngnathus typhle isolate RoL2023-S1 ecotype Sweden linkage group LG11, RoL_Styp_1.0, whole genome shotgun sequence genome contains a region encoding:
- the LOC133161772 gene encoding uncharacterized protein LOC133161772, translating into MTHIDVTESDRKEMKSHIEEFPSAQSSREAAGCFEQRPINKGRFHIQLSANADPCRDKSLSKQSDASSADARDGLAPGVRQTKEDVQRKNKRPQSLNLAMPPELVHEEGASDSSETENEGLDLGTDEDKKSENGSHCDKEEPEVIPEEKESKDAPTQDAEPVKGSSNQDGPSEINGPGKIDQESSLASGKGECPMKIRGKGFIDNKELAEVKLRQVRTHERKISNSGGEEIESLMGDRRQRTSLHRLSGSHQSEITRIVPLKPERSKSIACKDDRAEQDEQTRVLRREYRWSVGSPEGSSDLNWTDVSSLHPAFEANLEKITKQEHPGDNYHPCRSSSESQTFASKNTPLPKMIPPAPPVKSKKARESGLILRNSRNVVRETSQEAVKKRHSEPVSAPFVYDDPFIDAKVIHLDSNSFACLLISTSPLCMIFK; encoded by the coding sequence ATGACGCATATCGACGTAACCGAGTCGgacagaaaagaaatgaaaagccaTATTGAGGAATTTCCTTCAGCGCAATCATCCAGAGAGGCAGCTGGATGCTTTGAGCAGCGACCCATTAACAAAGGTCGTTTTCACATTCAATTATCGGCAAATGCAGACCCGTGTCGAGACAAATCCCTAAGCAAACAATCTGATGCCTCAAGCGCTGACGCAAGGGACGGTTTGGCCCCGGGCGTCCGTCAGACCAAGGAAGACGTGCAGAGAAAAAATAAGCGACCCCAGAGCTTAAACCTGGCAATGCCTCCAGAGCTCGTCCACGAGGAAGGAGCTAGTGATTCTTCTGAAACTGAAAATGAGGGCTTAGACTTGGGtaccgatgaggacaaaaagtcTGAAAACGGAAGCCATTGTGACAAAGAAGAACCGGAGGTCATACCAGAGGAGAAAGAAAGCAAAGACGCTCCCACACAAGATGCAGAACCAGTTAAAGGAAGCTCGAACCAGGATGGACCGTCAGAAATAAATGGACCCGGAAAGATAGACCAGGAAAGTTCTTTAGCAAGTGGAAAAGGAGAGTGCCCAATGAAAATAAGAGGAAAGGGCTTTATTGACAATAAAGAGCTAGCAGAGGTCAAATTGCGACAGGTCAGGACACACGAGAGGAAGATAAGCAATTCTGGAGGAGAGGAGATTGAAAGTCTCATGGGAGACAGACGTCAGAGGACGTCACTGCACCGATTGTCAGGCAGCCATCAATCCGAAATCACCCGCATCGTTCCTCTCAAACCCGAGCGATCAAAGAGCATCGCGTGTAAGGACGACAGGGCGGAACAGGACGAGCAAACGCGTGTCCTGAGAAGAGAATACCGCTGGTCGGTGGGCTCGCCGGAGGGATCCTCCGATCTCAATTGGACAGATGTTTCCAGCCTCCATCCAGCTTTTGAAGCCAATTTGGAGAAAATCACCAAACAAGAGCATCCCGGTGACAATTATCACCCATGTCGAAGTTCCTCTGAAAGTCAAACGTTTGCGTCAAAGAACACACCTCTTCCCAAGATGATTCCTCCAGCCCCACCAGTAAAAAGCAAGAAGGCGCGGGAATCGGGACTAATACTGCGCAACAGCAGGAATGTCGTCAGAGAGACGAGCCAGGAAGCAGTCAAGAAGAGACACTCG